A genomic window from Candidatus Omnitrophota bacterium includes:
- a CDS encoding DegT/DnrJ/EryC1/StrS family aminotransferase → MKVPFGTITINKQAKDLVNEALNSGRVSSGKYVSEFEQGFASLVNAKEAIAVSSGTDADILALATAYDFGAQREDEVIVPALSFVATGNAVLHAGFKPVFVDIDYKTLNIDPQKIEAVITKKTKAIMPVHLMGKPAQMDVIMDIAKKHNLFVVEDAAEAHGAVYKGKKVGEWGDMAAYSLYLAHIITTVEGGIVTTNREDLAEILRSLRCHGRACKCKTCVVNTINGYCEKRFADGKDIRFIFERVGYSSKMNELEAAVGIASLEMYDDIIEKRHHNLITMINRLKEFGDFLDTIEEEKDEKIGPHAFPIIVKKDAPFTRNELVDYLDKNGIDTRDLFSSMPTQCAGFKYLGHRLGEFPVSEFMGTNGLHIGVHQDIGAQQIDYVFETVGDFIKSKIR, encoded by the coding sequence ATGAAAGTTCCATTTGGCACGATTACAATTAACAAACAAGCAAAAGATCTTGTTAATGAGGCCCTAAACTCTGGTCGCGTTTCGTCGGGCAAATACGTTTCTGAATTCGAGCAAGGCTTTGCCAGCCTTGTTAATGCAAAAGAGGCGATTGCTGTCAGTAGTGGCACGGATGCTGATATTTTAGCTTTGGCAACGGCTTATGATTTTGGAGCGCAAAGGGAAGATGAAGTTATTGTTCCTGCGCTTTCTTTTGTAGCGACGGGCAATGCTGTTTTGCATGCAGGATTCAAGCCTGTTTTTGTTGATATTGATTACAAGACGCTTAATATTGATCCGCAAAAAATAGAAGCTGTTATTACAAAAAAAACAAAAGCCATTATGCCGGTTCATCTGATGGGTAAGCCTGCCCAGATGGATGTTATTATGGATATTGCTAAAAAGCATAATTTGTTTGTTGTTGAGGATGCGGCTGAAGCCCATGGTGCTGTTTATAAGGGTAAAAAAGTAGGCGAATGGGGTGACATGGCGGCCTATAGTCTTTATTTAGCGCATATCATTACAACGGTTGAGGGTGGAATTGTGACAACCAACAGAGAAGATTTGGCAGAGATTTTGCGGTCTCTTCGATGTCATGGGCGTGCGTGTAAATGTAAGACATGTGTAGTTAATACAATTAATGGTTATTGTGAAAAACGTTTTGCGGACGGCAAAGATATTCGATTTATTTTTGAGCGCGTTGGCTATTCATCAAAAATGAACGAGCTAGAGGCTGCTGTGGGTATCGCAAGCCTTGAGATGTATGACGATATTATTGAAAAAAGACATCATAATTTGATCACCATGATTAATCGGCTAAAAGAATTCGGTGATTTTTTAGATACCATTGAAGAGGAAAAAGATGAAAAAATCGGTCCTCATGCCTTCCCAATCATTGTTAAAAAAGACGCGCCTTTTACTCGCAATGAATTAGTTGATTATTTAGATAAAAATGGCATTGATACGCGTGATCTTTTTTCTTCAATGCCGACGCAGTGCGCGGGTTTTAAATATCTAGGACATAGATTAGGCGAATTTCCAGTTTCTGAGTTTATGGGAACTAATGGTCTTCATATTGGTGTTCATCAAGATATTGGTGCACAACA